Below is a genomic region from Paenibacillus rhizovicinus.
CGGGGGTTGGTTCCCGGCTGAATGCAGCGTTTGAAGAGGCGGTCCGGCGAAGAGGCATGCGCAGAATCGATCTTGGCGCAGCCGACGATTTGAAGGTCGAGCGTTTTTATTTGAAAAACGGTTACAATCCTTACGAATTGGTCGCCATGGATGCCAATTACGAGCAGGTGGAGCGGGCAGCCGTAGCGGACTATGCTTCCGGCAAGGAGCTGCAGGAGCAGCTGCGAACCAAGCATCAGGCGCAGCAAGTCATCTTTATTTTCGATAAAATCATTGGTTAAATAAATCAAGGGGCACTCCGGCTCGCATGCATCGCGCCTAGTGCCTCTTCTTTTCTTTTCTCTATGCCAGCGTCTCCCAGCGTTCCCACATTTCCTTCGGATTGCGCTCGTACACTTCCGTTTCCCGGTACAAATAAGCATGCATGATGAATTCCCGCCGAATGGTCGCAAAGTCGGGATGATACGCCTTGATGAAGGCATTCAGTTCTTTCTCCGTGTAGCTGCGGCCTTCCTCCAGTTTCTCCGCAAGCGACTCCAGCACGATGCGCTTCTTCTTCAGTTGTGCGGGGATGTGCTTCAGTTTGCCGTCCGAAGTGAAGAAATTGCGCAGCACGGACTGCTTCAGCCGCTCGTTCTTCTCGTCCATCGGTTCTGCCTCCTTGATTTCGGCAGCCTCCGACTTCGTGAGAACGGCGCTCAACGAGCCTTCGTACTGTTTCAGAAAATAATGATCCAGCGAAAAAAAGATCGCATTCTTGTCGCGCCGTTCGTGAATGAGGCTGACCCCGCGAAGCTTGGCGGCATGATGAGTGATCGTGGCAGGAGAGAGGCATAGCTTCTCGGCCAGCGCTTGTCCGGTCATCTCGCCTTCGGCCAGCAGAACCAGCATCCGGATCCGCGTCGGATCGGCCAGCGCTTTATGGTAATTGACGATTTTGTCGAGCTGAATCATCGCGGCACCGCCTGTCTTGAGTTTGTTTAACGGTTATCTAATTAGATATTAATCTAACCAAATGGCCGCAGTCAAGCGGTATTCGCCCGAAGTCTGCGCATGCAGGATACAGAATGCAGAAGAATGCAGAAGGAGGGAGGCAGAAGGCAGATGTCGAGGAATGCGCGCATAACGCTAATAGGGATTCCGCTTGTCTGCTGACAACCGAAATCCCTATTTGTTCCATATCCATCTATTCAATTATTTACCGCTCTCCATTCAAAATGCTCAAACACATTTTCAGATTTTCACTTCGTTAACGACTCTCCATTCGAGCCATTAAGTCGAATCCTTTACTTGAATCATTACTTGAAATCCTTCACTTAAATCCTTCACTCCAATCATCACCTGACACCTTGACGTGAATCCTTCATTCGTATATTTTCGTTGCGTCCCCGCATGTCCCTTCATATTAACCCGAGCTGCTCCTTTCACGAGTTAGATTGGAACACGCTTCGCTGACATTCTCCAATGGACTATCCCCTCTCCGTATGAAAGTGGACTGCCGATCAACCAGTGTCGAATGCGTTTCCTTCACAATCTTCGGTGAGGAGCGGCGCTCGTCTTGTTTGATCTGACTTAAGTGTACAGGCATATTGATATTATGTAAATATTCAGAATATTATAAATTATATCAAATTCGGCCGAATTTCCTGCCTATTCCGCGCTAAGCTCGTCCGTATTTACAATTCCTTCATTTGACGAATGCTGTCGCCGATCTGTCGATTTGCCGCAGGGCGATCCGTCCTGATTTTATCCATCCGCTCATAAAATCATTGACAGTCGATGATCGTTGGCATATATTATAACCAACGGTTACTAACCAGCGGTTATAACGAGAGGAGCGGGAAAATAATGAAGGTAGAACAGATATCCGAGCATGTTTGGAGCTTGAGCACGTGGGTGATCATACCCATTCATGTCTGGGCGGTCGTGGAGGAAGACGGGATTACGCTTGTGGATGCGGGCATTTCCATGATGACGAAGGGAATAGCGGCCTTTGCCGAGAAGAAGCTGGGGCTTCCTATTCGCCGCATTGCGCTGACGCACGGTCATTCCGATCATACGGGAGCGATCCAGGGTCTGCGGGCTCGCTATCCCGATGCGGCCGTGCTTGCCCATGAGATTGAAATTCCCTACATGGAAGGACGAGTGAAGTATCCGCGCCGCAAGAAGGAGCAGCAGTCCGTGGAACGCGGGCTGGCGCAGCCTCTGGCCAAGAAGGAAGACGGAGCGCTTGAGATGGTTGGCGGACTTTCGGTGCATTTGACGCCAGGTCATTCGCCGGGGCATGTCGTATATTACCACGAGAAGGATGGCGTCTTGCTCGCAGGCGATTTGTTCACGTCGAAACGGGGGAAGCTGAAGAAACCGATGCCGATGTTCACGGGAGATATGGCGGAAGCGGTCAGAAGCAGTGAAATCGTTCGGAAGCTTCGTCCGAAACGGCTTGAGGTCTGTCACGGCAACGCGGTCATGAATCCGGCGGATCAACTGGATGCGTACCAGCGCAGCCAACGTTCGGAATCGGGGAGCGGGATCACGATTGAACGATGAAGGGCATAGCGTGACAAAGCAAACAAGCGCATCGGCCAACGATTGGCCGTCATGCGCTTGTTTGCTTGTCGAGCTGCGTAAGAATGGCGAGCCTGCCGTTCGCGCTATCTCGGGTTGAAGCCTTCTTTGAACGGATTCAGGAAGAGCTTTGGAATCTCGGTTTCGAACCGGACGAGCGTGCCCGTCGACGGATGCTTGAACGCCAGTACCCGGGCATGCAAGCCGAGACGGCCGATGGCTCTTGAACGGGAGCCGTACTTCTTGTCCCCGACGATCGGATGGCCGATGTCTTCCATATGGACGCGGATTTGATTCTTGCGGCCGGTTTCCAGAGCAACCTCGAGCAAGGAGAAATTCGCGTTGCTTTGCAGCACCTTGTAATGCGTTACGGCATGCTGCGCGTCGGTCTGATTGGAGGTGGAGTACATTTTCAGCGTCTTGCTTTCTTTCAAGTACGAAGAAATCGTTCCTTCCGGCTTCTTCACTTTGCCCTCGACGAGCGCGATGTACGTACGTTCCTCCACGCTGTCCTGCCATGTCGTCTGGAGCTGCTGCTGCACCTGCTCGCTCTTCGCGAACATCATGACGCCGGACGTATCGCGGTCCAGCCGGTGCACGACGAAGATGCGGTTATAAGGATCGGTGGTACGAACATGCGCCGTCAACTGGCGGTAAGCGGTCAATTCGCTCTCTTGGTCGGAGGCGATGGACAGTAAGCCGGCTTCCTTCAAGACGACGATCACATCATCGTCTTCATGCAGGATGGTCAGTCCGATCAGCGGCGGTTTCTCGACGATGCGCTCTTTGGATACCGTAACGGTTTGACCGGGCTGCAGCGGATGGTTGAACAGCTTCGCGGGCTTTCCGCCGACGGCGATTTGCCCGCGGCTCAGCATCGATTTAATGGCGTTGCGGCCTTCGCCGGTAACATGCTGGAGCAGGAAGGCCAGCAGTTCCGCCGGCTCCTTCACCTCGAAGCTGCGAACGGCTTGCTTGGCGGACGCCTTGGGCGCGGCAGAGGCCTTGACCGGCGACGGTCGCCCGGCGGCGGCGGATTTGCCTTGGCCTTGCGGACGCGGACTGCCGGAAGGCGCGGATTTGCCGCGGGCTGCCGGTTTGCCGGACGCTGCGGCGGTTTTATATGGACGTTTCTTTTCCATGGTTCATGTACGCTCCTAAACATTCATT
It encodes:
- a CDS encoding MBL fold metallo-hydrolase, yielding MKVEQISEHVWSLSTWVIIPIHVWAVVEEDGITLVDAGISMMTKGIAAFAEKKLGLPIRRIALTHGHSDHTGAIQGLRARYPDAAVLAHEIEIPYMEGRVKYPRRKKEQQSVERGLAQPLAKKEDGALEMVGGLSVHLTPGHSPGHVVYYHEKDGVLLAGDLFTSKRGKLKKPMPMFTGDMAEAVRSSEIVRKLRPKRLEVCHGNAVMNPADQLDAYQRSQRSESGSGITIER
- a CDS encoding GNAT family N-acetyltransferase; this translates as MEIEIRAIRAEDHAAAHAFQCDYLDRESYEEFLQRATGNPDLYLAAFAGDELVGIVYGHPSRRDASTAALQGIAVTLEETKQLARTGVGSRLNAAFEEAVRRRGMRRIDLGAADDLKVERFYLKNGYNPYELVAMDANYEQVERAAVADYASGKELQEQLRTKHQAQQVIFIFDKIIG
- a CDS encoding DUF2087 domain-containing protein, with the translated sequence MQLDKIVNYHKALADPTRIRMLVLLAEGEMTGQALAEKLCLSPATITHHAAKLRGVSLIHERRDKNAIFFSLDHYFLKQYEGSLSAVLTKSEAAEIKEAEPMDEKNERLKQSVLRNFFTSDGKLKHIPAQLKKKRIVLESLAEKLEEGRSYTEKELNAFIKAYHPDFATIRREFIMHAYLYRETEVYERNPKEMWERWETLA
- a CDS encoding RluA family pseudouridine synthase, with product MEKKRPYKTAAASGKPAARGKSAPSGSPRPQGQGKSAAAGRPSPVKASAAPKASAKQAVRSFEVKEPAELLAFLLQHVTGEGRNAIKSMLSRGQIAVGGKPAKLFNHPLQPGQTVTVSKERIVEKPPLIGLTILHEDDDVIVVLKEAGLLSIASDQESELTAYRQLTAHVRTTDPYNRIFVVHRLDRDTSGVMMFAKSEQVQQQLQTTWQDSVEERTYIALVEGKVKKPEGTISSYLKESKTLKMYSTSNQTDAQHAVTHYKVLQSNANFSLLEVALETGRKNQIRVHMEDIGHPIVGDKKYGSRSRAIGRLGLHARVLAFKHPSTGTLVRFETEIPKLFLNPFKEGFNPR